In Lycium ferocissimum isolate CSIRO_LF1 chromosome 11, AGI_CSIRO_Lferr_CH_V1, whole genome shotgun sequence, a single genomic region encodes these proteins:
- the LOC132037587 gene encoding uncharacterized protein LOC132037587, whose product MSASSRFDLSSSSPDRPLYASGQRGSYASASLDRSASFRENMENPILSSLPNMTRSTSTITQTDVTNFFQCLRFDPKAMVTDHKLNRHSDFKRLTGLALGMPVEDSPVVSSKGKPSSSPFPEEARRLKAGLRESCTKARERVKIFTESLSVINKCFPSIPSRKRSRSDILSNERPNVLYPSDRSVSSAGIGKIGPQSGYEFELQKSEKRTKNSVPNKRTRTSMVDLRPEVRASTPSRPSGSMDRDREISRLPNGSTVQGEDRTSSIAVEGWEKSKMKKKRSGIKPDTTGSSSTSKPVDGHREPKQGLQSRLVADGRLRLSDTHGFRPGAAPGSTGTGKTDGVSQQAPLGMRPSMSKADQDNSLHLTDRRDQQPIGPEKERVKIRAIKNKMKAAARENFTSSSPTSSTKIKSAARAPRSVSGVAPKLSPLVQQAAAANDWETSQCTSRFPSAVGEGNRKRTPSMRSSSPPVAQWASQRPQKISRPARRANFPIVPNNDDIPSLDSTSDALSNERRLCGSSPQQVKLKNDHFSSAASESEESGTAEIKSKDRSNRSDEVDEKFGPPVQKMSLLLPPRKNKRASGEDHGDGIRRQGRTGRRFTANRTPMPLVVQKLGNVGTAKQLRSSRHSLDKTESKAGRPPTRKLADRKAYKRQKQATINASADFLVGSDDGHEELLAAASAVTNTAQALSSSFWKQMEPLFRFISEIDTTFLRQQVNHETNLAGPVSDPFDADGSSLVPNGFGLNEVGEDTNETQSLESTLDHMVSGKSKHKGISLYQRVMAALIPEDLSCNGNEDLNSDSYRSGFEMEMNLESDTSCAQMLYGSETSEYPASNGYIINASGGPFDNVEQVMDYNNVTSASEMGDFLNYDHSQKCLLPQQRTLPGFVCSEYQYNEMSIDEKLLLEIHCIGLYPQWESDLAHTGDEEFSVDMSRLDEKHQEMVSKKKEMLGKLLNSAAETREFQEKEFEQHAVDKLVEMAYEKYMSCWGPNVHGAKSASGKMAKQAALALVKRTLDRCVEFEETGKSCFSEPLYKNMFLSAISRLSDGQTDSNTDSEAAKSYFSPQQSPSLNQDILYEANLYSEASGVKRRELEDVLGTSIAASSGALSGVGSSLSSSAKGKRSERDREGKGNGREASSRNGSIKIGRPASSNVKGERKPKTKSKLKTTQLSTSVNGLLGKMSGQTKAPASSIVNSSDIRASATGKDKNDYDLDELEDPIDLSGLQLPGMDVLGGPDDLDGQGQDLGSWLNIDDDGLQDHDFMGLEIPMDDLSELNMMV is encoded by the exons ATGTCAGCATCAAGCAGATTTGATCTATCTTCTAGTAGCCCAGACAGGCCATTGTATGCCTCTGGGCAACGTGGGTCATATGCATCTGCTTCATTGGATAGGTCGGCTAGTTTCCGTGAGAACATGGAGAATCCAATCTTATCTTCTCTTCCTAACATGACAAGAAGTACTTCAACAATAACACAAACAGATGTCACTAACTTTTTTCAGTGCTTACGTTTTGATCCAAAAGCAATGGTGACAGATCACAAACTTAATAGGCACAGTGATTTCAAGCGACTCACAGGTTTAGCTTTAGGCATGCCAGTAGAGGATTCTCCTGTGGTGTCTTCTAAAGGCAAACCGTCCTCTTCTCCCTTTCCAGAGGAAGCCAGGCGGCTGAAGGCCGGTCTTCGGGAAAGCTGCACTAAAGCTAG GGAACGTGTAAAGATATTCACTGAATCTTTATCGGTGATCAACAAATGCTTTCCCAGCATTCCATCAAGGAAGAGATCTCGGTCAGATATCTTATCAAATGAACGACCCAATGTGTTGTATCCAAGTGACCGATCAGTTTCATCGGCAGGCATTGGTAAAATAGGGCCCCAGAGTGGTTATGAGTTTGAGCTACAGAAGTCCGAAAAAAGGACCAAAAACTCTGTTCCAAATAAACGCACTCGAACTTCTATGGTGGATCTGAGG CCGGAGGTACGAGCAAGCACTCCATCAAGGCCATCTGGGAGTATGGACAGAGATAGGGAGATATCGAGACTTCCAAATGGTAGCACAGTTCAGGGAGAGGACCGGACATCATCCATTGCTGTAGAGGGCTGGGAGAAGTCTAAGATGAAAAAGAAACGGTCTGGAATAAAGCCAGATACTACTGGAAGCTCCTCGACATCAAAACCTGTTGATGGCCACAGGGAGCCAAAGCAAGGATTGCAGTCCCGTCTTGTAGCTGATGGCCGCTTGAGGCTTAGTGATACCCATGGCTTCAG ACCTGGAGCTGCTCCAGGAAGTACTGGAACTGGAAAAACTGATGGTGTATCACAGCAAGCTCCTTTAGGAATGCGTCCTTCTATGTCTAAGGCTGACCAAGATAACAGTCTCCATCTCACTGATAGAAGAGATCAACAGCCGATTGGTCCAGAGAAAGAAAGGGTCAAGATCAGAGCTATCAAAAA TAAAATGAAGGCAGCTGCTCGAGAAAATTTCACATCTTCTAGTCCTACTTCAAGTACAAAAATAAAGTCTGCTGCCCGTGCTCCACGATCAGTTTCAGGCGTTGCACCAAAATTGTCTCCACTGGTTCAACAGGCAGCTGCTGCTAATGATTGGGAAACCTCTCAATGCACAAGCAGATTTCCATCTGCTGTGGGGGAAGGTAATCGTAAACGCACCCCTTCTATGAGGTCGTCATCACCCCCCGTCGCTCAGTGGGCCAGCCAAAGGCCCCAGAAGATCTCTCGACCTGCAAGAAGGGCTAATTTTCCTATCGTTCCCAATAATGATGATATCCCTTCTCTTGATAGCACAAGCGATGCTCTCAGTAATGAAAGGCGTCTTTGTGGTTCTTCCCCTCAACAAGTCAAATTAAAAAACGATCACTTCTCTTCAGCTGCTTCTGAAAGTGAGGAGTCCGGGACTGCTGAAATCAAATCCAAGGACAGGAGCAACAGGTCTGATGAGGTGGATGAAAAATTTGGCCCCCCTGTTCAGAAGATGTCTTTGCTGCTCCCACCAAGGAAAAATAAGAGGGCTAGTGGGGAGGACCATGGAGATGGTATTCGTAGGCAAGGGAGGACTGGGAGGAGGTTTACCGCCAATAGGACCCCAATGCCATTGGTGGTTCAGAAGCTTGGAAATGTTGGAACAGCAAAACAACTGAGAAGCTCTAGACACAGTCTTGATAAGACTGAAAG CAAAGCAGGCCGACCTCCCACCAGAAAGCTCGCTGATCGTAAGGCTTACAAACGACAGAAACAAGCGACAATAAATGCCTCTGCTGATTTTCTAG TTGGTTCAGATGATGGGCATGAAGAACTACTGGCTGCTGCAAGTGCTGTTACCAACACTG CTCAAGCCCTCTCTAGCTCATTCTGGAAGCAGATGGAGCCACTTTTTCGATTTATATCAGAAATCGATACAACCTTTTTAAGGCAGCAG GTAAATCATGAGACCAACCTGGCAGGACCAGTATCTGACCCTTTTGATGCCGATGGTTCCAGTTTAGTGCCAAATGGTTTTGGGTTGAATGAGGTTGGCGAAGATACAAATGAAACACAGAGTCTCGAAAGTACCCTGGACCATATGGTCTCCGGAAAGAGTAAACATAAGGGTATTTCCTTGTACCAAAGAGTGATGGCAGCTCTAAtacctgaagatctttcttgcAATGGGAATGAAGATCTTAATTCCGATAGTTATCGATCTGGATTTGAGATGGAGATGAATTTAGAATCAGATACTTCTTGTGCACAAATGTTATATGGCAGTGAAACTTCCGAATACCCTGCCTCTAATGGATACATCATAAATGCCAGTGGGGGTCCCTTTGATAATGTGGAGCAAGTCATGGACTATAATAATGTTACATCTGCCTCAGAGATGGGGGATTTTCTGAACTATGACCATTCACAAAAATGTTTACTTCCACAACAGCGAACCTTGCCTGGCTTTGTTTGTTCGGAGTATCAGTATAATGAGATGTCTATTGATGAGAAACTTCTTCTTGAGATTCACTGTATTGGATTATATCCACAATGGGAG TCTGATTTAGCACATACAGGGGATGAAGAATTCAGCGTGGACATGAGTAGATTGGATGAGAAGCACCAGGAAATG GTTTCTAAGAAGAAAGAGATGCTgggaaagctattgaattcaGCAGCAGAGACGAGGGAGTTTCAAGAAAA GGAGTTCGAACAGCATGCTGTTGACAAACTTGTGGAAATggcatatgaaaaatatatg AGTTGTTGGGGTCCAAATGTGCATGGTGCAAAGAGTGCTAGTGGGAAAATGGCCAAGCAAGCTGCCTTAGCGTTGGTCAAGCGAACTTTGGATCGATGCGTAGAATTTGAAGAGACAGGAAAGAGCTGCTTCAGTGAGCCGTTGTACAAGAATATGTTCCTTTCTGCTATATCCCGCCTTAGTGATGGACAAACAGATTCCAACACTGACAGTGAAGCTGCAAAATCTTATTTTAGCCCACAGCAGAGCCCTTCTCTAAACCAGGATATACTTTATGAAGCCAATTTATATTCTGAAGCAAGTGGAGTCAAGCGGAGGGAGTTGGAAGATGTCCTTGGTACTAGCATTGCTGCATCTTCTGGTGCTCTGTCAGGTGTTGGAAGTTCACTTTCAAGCAGTGCCAAAGGGAAGAGGAGTGAGAGGGACCGAGAAGGAAAAGGAAACGGCAGAGAGGCATCATCTCGTAATGGATCAATAAAGATTGGTCGACCTGCCTCTTCCAATGTTAAGGGAGAAAGAAAGCCTAAAACAAAATCTAAGCTGAAAACTACTCAATTATCCACTTCTGTCAATGGCCTTCTAGGTAAGATGTCAGGGCAAACTAAAGCACCAGCGTCTTCAATAGTGAATTCAAGTGATATCAGGGCCAGTGCTACTGGCAAGGATAAGAATGATTATGACTTGGATGAATTAGAGGATCCCATTGATTTATCTGGCCTGCAACTCCCTGGAATGGATGTTTTAGGTGGCCCTGATGACCTTGACGGTCAGGGACAGGACTTAGGTTCATGGTTAAACATAGATGATGATGGATTGCAAGATCACGACTTTATGGGCCTTGAGATTCCAATGGATGATCTGTCAGAATTGAATATGATGGTTTGA